One window of the Leptotrichia massiliensis genome contains the following:
- a CDS encoding ATP-binding cassette domain-containing protein, with the protein MVKLKDIEKNYANFDLKINLKINKGEIFGLIGQSGSGKSTILRIIQGILKADKGEINIANNTEVAYIFQEFNLLYNKNVFDNIALPLILKRKFSAEKVEEILKFVGLSDKKKSFIASLSGGERQRVAIARALVTNPQLLLCDEVTASLDKSVKDEILDLFEEINKKYGTTILVVTHELEVVKRLCSRVAVIEKGKITDIFNVNQRDYEKSNKSYADYVREVLK; encoded by the coding sequence ATGGTAAAACTTAAAGATATTGAAAAAAATTATGCTAATTTTGATTTAAAAATAAATTTGAAGATTAACAAAGGGGAAATCTTTGGATTAATTGGGCAGTCAGGAAGTGGAAAATCAACGATTTTGAGAATTATTCAAGGAATTTTGAAGGCTGATAAAGGAGAAATTAATATTGCAAATAATACTGAAGTTGCTTATATTTTTCAGGAATTTAATCTTTTGTATAACAAAAATGTCTTTGATAATATTGCTCTTCCGTTAATTTTAAAGAGAAAGTTTTCAGCTGAAAAAGTTGAAGAAATTTTAAAATTTGTTGGGCTGTCTGATAAGAAAAAATCGTTTATTGCTTCTCTTAGCGGCGGTGAAAGGCAGAGAGTGGCGATTGCCCGTGCATTAGTGACAAATCCGCAATTACTGCTTTGCGATGAAGTTACAGCTTCTTTGGATAAATCTGTAAAAGATGAAATACTTGACTTATTTGAGGAAATAAATAAAAAATATGGAACGACCATTTTAGTTGTTACTCACGAACTGGAAGTTGTAAAAAGACTATGCAGCAGGGTGGCTGTTATTGAAAAGGGAAAAATTACAGATATTTTCAATGTTAATCAGAGAGATTATGAAAAATCAAACAAAAGTTATGCCGATTATGTGAGGGAGGTTCTGAAATGA